The DNA window TAAATTTATACTCGTATGTCCAAAATAATCCGGTTAACTTCGTGGATGTCTTTGGGTTGCATACAGGAGGGGATAATGGACCTGGGGGAGATCCTGAAGGAAATGAAATGCCAGATGGTTCGACTGTTGGTGATATAGGCCAGTCTGATAGCGATACCAACTGGGGACGGGTAGGGTTGGCTGTTATTAGCGTTCTTGAAGGTCTCCAAACATTTGGCATAGCAGTGGCTGGAACAATAGCTGGTTTTTTTGCTGGCGGTCCAAGTGTCGGAGTAGGCGTAGGGATTGCCATGACACCAGTTGCTGCGGTTGGTTATTTTAAAATCTCACATGGTATTCATGACTTAAAAGATGAGCTACAAAAGAGTTGTGAATAAAATATCTCATTTGTTTCTTAGGTGAAAATGAACCATCCATTCTTAAAAAGACTGTTTGCTCACTGCCTTTCTTTTATTGCAGCCTGCATTGGAGCTCAAATTAGTTTTCTTCCTTTTATTTTTTTTGCTGGAAGCTCTATTGCCAATAATTTGACAAAATCATTTATGCTTATCATTCTAATTCTATTCGTTTGTTTTTCCCTTACAATAGCAATTATGATCTACGCAAAGATT is part of the Desulfopila inferna genome and encodes:
- a CDS encoding RHS repeat-associated core domain-containing protein, producing the protein DVFGEVLAGDLDKNPYTFTGKRFDSESELYHFHFRQYDAMVGVWTTPDPIGIFGGVNLYSYVQNNPVNFVDVFGLHTGGDNGPGGDPEGNEMPDGSTVGDIGQSDSDTNWGRVGLAVISVLEGLQTFGIAVAGTIAGFFAGGPSVGVGVGIAMTPVAAVGYFKISHGIHDLKDELQKSCE